In Amaranthus tricolor cultivar Red isolate AtriRed21 chromosome 3, ASM2621246v1, whole genome shotgun sequence, a single window of DNA contains:
- the LOC130807442 gene encoding serine/threonine-protein kinase STN7, chloroplastic, which produces MATIAASRVGLGQINPSFKTLNPKNSHSSFLGKPIYFKPKFSSSSTLKSKRKCLIFAAGSEFFDPIRDLFLGVGVGLPCTVMECGDIIYRSTLPRSDGLTLTVPGVILALGAVSYLWATPGVAPGFWDMFVLAFVERIFRPTFKKDDLVLGKKLGEGAFGVVYKVSLANTSKPSMKEGDLVLKKATEYGAVEIWMNERVRRACAISCADFLYGFRESSKRGDEYWLLWRFEGESTLADLMTSRDFPYNVETIILGERQNLPKGIERENRIIQTILRQLLFALDGLHSTGIVHRDIKPQNIIFSEGSRTFKIIDLGAAADLRVGINYIPKEFLLDPRYAAPEQYIMSTQTPSAPSPPVATALSPVLWQLNLPDRFDIYSTGLMFLQMAFPSLRSDSNLIQFNRQLKRCGYDLNAWRSTAEPRAAADLKRGFELLDLDGGIGWELLTSMVRYKARQRLSAKAALAHPYFDREGLLALSFMQSLRLQLLRATQQDYGEAAKWITQLMARSGTKKDGGFTEAELQQLREMEPRKKGGARRNAMASVLRLQRKIIKTLNESIDELNQGRKSMWWSRWIPREE; this is translated from the exons ATGGCAACAATTGCTGCAAGTAGGGTGGGATTAGGGCAAATCAACCCttcttttaaaacccttaaccCCAAAAATTCCCACTCTTctttcttgggaaaacctattTACTTTAAACCCAAATTCAGTTCTTCATCTACCTTAAAATCTAAGAGAAAATGCTTGATTTTTGCTGCTGGGTCTGAGTTTTTCGACCCGATTCGAGACCTTTTTCTGGGTGTGGGAGTTGGGCTTCCTTGTACTGTTATGGAGtgtggagacattatttataGAAGTACTCTTCCAAGGTCAGATGGGTTAACACTCACTGTTCCTGGAGTTATATTGGCTTTGGGGGCTGTTTCTTACCTTTGGGCAACACCTGGTGTGGCTCCTGGATTCTGGGATATGTTTGTGCTTGCTTTTGTTGAAAGAATTTTCAGACCCACCTTCAAAAAG GATGATCTTGTTTTGGGGAAGAAATTGGGAGAAGGAGCTTTTGGAGTTGTTTATAAAGTTTCGTTAGCCAATACCTCAAAGCCCTCTATGAAG GAAGGTGATTTGGTCTTAAAAAAGGCTACCGAGTATGGTGCTGTAGAAATCTGGATGAATGAGCGTGTGCGGAGGGCATGTGCTATTAGTTGTGCTGATTTTTTGTACGGTTTCAGGGAG AGTTCTAAGAGAGGAGATGAATATTGGCTTTTATGGCGTTTTGAGGGTGAGTCAACACTGGCGGATTTGATGACGAGCAGGGATTTCCCATACAAT GTTGAAACAATAATCCTTGGAGAGCGGCAGAACTTGCCCAAAGGAATAGAACGTGAGAATAGAATTATACAAACAATACTGAGGCAACTTTTATTCGCATTGGATGGTCTTCACTCAACTGGAATTGTTCATAGAGATATAAAGCCCCAGAATATAATTTTCTCTGAAG GTTCTCGCACATTCAAGATTATTGATCTGGGGGCTGCAGCAGATTTACGAGTAGGCATCAACTATATTCCTAAAGAGTTCCTTTTAGACCCAAG ATATGCTGCACCAGAGCAATACATCATGAGCACTCAAACTCCATCAGCACCATCACCTCCTGTGGCCACTGCACTTTCCCCAGTCCTATGGCAG TTGAATTTACCGGATAGGTTTGACATATACAGCACTGGCCTCATGTTTCTACAGATG GCCTTCCCTTCTTTACGTTCTGACAGCAACCTTATCCAGTTCAACCGTCAGTTGAAGAGGTGTGGATATGATCTGAATGCATGGAGGAGTACAGCTGAACCACGAGCAGCAGCTGACCTTAAAAGAGGCTTcgaactattagatttagatgGAGGGATAGGATGGGAGCTCCTGACATCAATGGTTCGATACAAAGCAAGACAACGGTTGAGCGCAAAAGCTGCCCTGGCCCACCCATATTTTGATCGAGAAGGCCTCCTAGCTTTATCCTTCATGCAAAGTTTGAGGCTACAACTGCTCAGAGCAACACAACAGGACTACGGGGAGGCTGCCAAATGGATTACTCAGTTGATGGCAAGATCAGGGACTAAAAAAGATGGCGGATTCACAGAAGCCGAGCTGCAGCAACTCCGG GAAATGGAGCCAAGAAAGAAGGGGGGTGCACGAAGAAATGCTATGGCGTCGGTTCTTAGGTTGCAAAGGAAGATCATAAAAACACTGAACGAGAGCATCGATGAACTCAATCAAGGAAGGAAGAGTATGTGGTGGAGCAGATGGATCCCTAGAGAGGAATAA
- the LOC130807443 gene encoding small polypeptide DEVIL 4-like — MKFSINSPTMGGNKRKFVNRGLSGMVREQRARLYIIRRCVVMLLCWHD; from the coding sequence ATGAAGTTTAGCATTAATAGTCCAACTATGGGAGGAAACAAAAGAAAGTTTGTTAACCGTGGTTTAAGTGGTATGGTTAGAGAACAAAGAGCTAGACTTTATATCATTAGAAGATGTGTGGTTATGCTCCTTTGTTGGCATGATTAA
- the LOC130807444 gene encoding SUPPRESSOR OF GAMMA RESPONSE 1: MAGPSWLVDGNRIATKIKCASGTCDTGKIKWKSNPTRLCPSCQHTIDNNDVVQKWPGLPRGVKFDPTDQEIIQHLLAKSGIGNETPHPFINEFIPTVEEEDGICYTHPQNLPGVKQDGTASHFFHRAIKAYNTGTRKRRKIHVVDLGDVRWHKTGRTKPVSLNGVQKGCKKIMVLYVSSAKGGKSEKTNWVTHQYHLGTEEDEKDGEYVISKVFYQQQQGKQGDKTAGYVSDAIDEVSVKLDPVTPEPSRHMTPEPPQKEIQLELTEKASYSCIDSVTQDQRIEIEKDHDMGFPDEVQQPKTQQTETTKSSYSDAAASVTFVDDQALEHDDNLACEENLWDSESQFMINSQQLAEGMSFCDDFLRSQSPDRGETADNVPNKKSVLSEYAKLGPEDLKKDLEECQNLVLDPANIDLDTPPDFRLSQLEFGSQESFGSWGLGKICD; encoded by the exons ACCTTCATGGTTAGTGGATGGTAACAGAATTgctacaaaaataaaatgtgcATCTGGGACATGTGATACAGGCAAAATCAAGTGGAAAAGTAACCCAACGAGATTGTGCCCCAGTTGCCAGCATACTATTGACAACAATGAT GTTGTTCAGAAGTGGCCTGGATTACCAAGAGGTGTAAAATTTGATCCAACTGACCAGGAGATAATCCAACATTTACTTGCAAAATCTGGCATTGGAAATGAGACACCACATCCCTTCATTAATGAGTTTATCCCTACCGTTGAGGAAGAGGATGGGATATGTTACACTCATCCTCAGAATTTACCAG GTGTCAAGCAAGATGGAACTGCATCTCATTTCTTTCATAGAGCTATCAAAGCGTATAACACTGGTACACGCAAGCGTCGAAAAATCCATGTGGTTGATTTGGGTGATGTCCGTTGGCACAAGACCGGGCGGACTAAGCCAGTTTCTCTTAATGGTGTACAAAAAGGATGCAAGAAAATTATGGTTCTTTATGTCAGTTCTGCAAAAGGCGGTAAGTCCGAGAAAACAAATTGGGTTACGCATCAATATCACTTGGGTACAGAGGAAGATGAGAAAGATGGAGAATATGTTATTTCGAAAGTGTTCTATCAGCAGCAACAGGGGAAACAAGGTGACAAGACTGCCGGGTATGTTTCTGATGCAATAGATGAGGTTAGTGTAAAACTAGATCCTGTGACTCCTGAGCCTTCTCGACATATGACTCCTGAGCCTCCTCAAAAGGAAATCCAGCTTGAACTTACAGAAAAGGCCTCATACAGTTGCATTGACTCTGTTACCCAG GATCAACGCATAGAAATCGAAAAGGATCATGACATGGGATTTCCTGACGAAGTGCAACAACCTAAAACACAACAAACTGAGACTACCAAATCAAGTTATAGTGATGCCGCTGCTTCAGTAACATTTGTAGATGATCAAGCTCTAGAACACGATGACAACCTGGCTTGCGAGGAAAATTTGTGGGATAGTGAGTCACAATTTATGATAAATTCTCAACAATTAGCGGAAGGGATGTCTTTTTGTGACGATTTCCTTCGAAGTCAGTCTCCAGACAGAGGTGAAACAGCCGACAATGTACCAAACAAGAAATCCGTTCTTTCAGAGTACGCTAAATTGGGTCCGGAAGATCTAAAGAAGGATCTGGAAGAGTGCCAGAATTTGGTCCTTGATCCTGCAAACATAGATTTAGATACACCGCCTGATTTCAGACTAAGTCAGCTG GAATTTGGATCACAAGAAAGCTTTGGCAGCTGGGGTTTAGGCAAGATCTGCGACTAA